In Methanoregula sp., the sequence CGCAGCCATTGCAGCTCGAGGCATCGTAATGAATGATCCACGGGGATTTTGCAAGGTAGGTCATGGAATACCTCCCGACAGGAAGTAGAGTGCAGCAAGGTTGACCACGCCCACGACGGCAGCAATCAGCCACGAGCTCTTCACCAAAAACTGCCACCGGACACGGGCATTTGTATTGTCGATGAGTATCTCTAACAGGTAGACGATGATGACGGCAGCTACACCAATCAGCGGGTTGAACCCGAAGAAGAGGTATACAAACCCGAGCAAAAAGACTGTCTCGTACCAGTGGCTGACCTCGATGAGACCGAGTGACGGGCCGGAAAATTCTGTGGTTACACCCTTTACAATCTCCTGATGAGCGTGATGCGATGTCGAGATATCGAATGGTGATTTGCGCAGCTTGATCGTCAGCACATAGAGGAAACCGAGGAAGATACCGGGAATGAGAAGGACAACTGGTGTCGTGCTCGATGCAATATCGTTGACATTGAAGCTGTTCGTTGCGACAAACATACCCACCGCAGTCAGGATCACCATCGGTTCATAGGCCATGATCTGGAGCAGTTCCCGCTCCGCCCCTACATAACTGTAGGGAGAATTTGCGGCAAACGCACCCAGTACAAGGAAGAGCTGCGACAGCGTAAGGGCAAAGATGACGAGCAGCAGATCCCCGCCGGCAAAGAAGAGTGCCCCGGTGAAAACCATGAAGATGATGTAGCAGATGGCATAGAAAATCTGCGTCTCGTTCACTACGGCCTGCTCTTTTTCAAAGAGCTTGCCCACATCGTAGAATGGCTGCAGGATTGAAGGGCCGACCCTGCCCTGCATGTGTGCAGTGATCTTCCGGTCAATACCTGCAACCAGCCCTCCGACAACAGGTGCCACGAGAATAAAGAAAGCAGCCCAGACAATATTGATCACAGGAACACCCCCCGCAACGCGGTTGCAATAAACATGATGCCGATGATGGCTGAACAGATCCAGATCCCTGCGGTTCTGAGTTTTGTTTCACCGAAATACTCGTGGAGATAATAGTTGGAGAGCACTGTCTTTTTCTGCATGCCCAGAGACCCGGAGAATCGCATATCGTGGGTGGTAGTTCTGCCACCCATGTAGGGGGGCACATGCTTGTGCTTTCTCTGGGGTATCAGGATGCTCAACGGGAGGCCAACGAGGAGGAGGAGCATCAGGATCATGATGGTGATATTGCCGAGCGACAGCTGGGCTACGTGACCATAATTTGCCATGAGATAGGGTTCGAGAAGTTTTGTCGACAGCAGCGGGAAGACCAGCGTGGTGATGATCGAGAGCCCGGCAAGTGATACCAGAGCTGCCCACTCGCTGTGATCAACTTCCCCTTCAATGTTCTTACTGTCAGAAGTAACGGCAATAATCTTGCCCATCCATTTGGTCCAGAAGAAGACCGTCATGGCGCTGCCAAAGGCAAGAATGATGACAAACAGGAAACCGTAGGGTACATCGATGAACGCCCGTATTGCCGCCCACTTGGAGATCAGCATACCAAACGGTGCAAGGAACATACCGGCGATACCAATCACCATCATTGCAGCAATTCTGGGCATGCGCACGATGAGCCCATTCATGTCATCGATCTCGCGGCTCTTGATCCGGTGTTCGACAGATCCGACCGAGAGGAAGAGCAGAGATTTGGAGATAGCGTGGAACACAATCAGGAGGATTGCAGCCCAGATCGCCTCGTAGGTTCCGATCCCGGCGCAGGCAACAATGAGACCGAGGTTTGCTATAGTTGAATAGGCAAGTACCCGTTTTGCATTGCTCTGTGATATCGCAATACCGGACGCGATAAGGAAGGTGAGCGCTCCTACCATGGCTATCAGATATCCCGTGAAGGTGGACTGGAAGATGGGGGCAAGCCTGACGAGAATATAGACACCGGCTTTGACCATGGTGCTGGAGTGGAGGAGTGCCGAAACCGGAGTCGGTGCCACCATCGCTCCTACAAGCCAGGAGGAGAACGGCAGCTGGGCTGCCTTGGTGAGACCGGCAAACCCGATAAGAGCTGCCGGAATGAGGGCTATGACTTTGCCGGATGCGAGCAGCGTGTCAAGTCCCATGATACCGTTGCCGAACATGGCAAGGTAGATGATAGCGCCGGCAAATGCAACCCCGCCAAGCAGGTTCATCCACAGGGCAGAAAAGGCATTATTGGTGGCTTCCTCGGTCTTTGTATACCCGATCAGGAGGAAGGAACACAGCGTAGTGACTTCCCAGAAGAAATAGACCCAGAGGATATTGTTGGAGAAGACCAGCCCGAACATGGCTGCGATGAAGATAAACATGATCGCAAAGAACCATGGTCGCCGGTCCGGCATCTCCGGGTGGTGTTCGTGGAAGAACTTCATGTACCCCAGCGAATACACGCAGATGAGACTGCCGATGATGCCGATGATCAGTGCAAGGATATTGGAGAATTCATCGATGAACAGGTTCGACTGGACGTGGATGGTGTGGGCGTATACCAGTTCGAAGTAGAGCATCACTACGGACTGGACAAGGATGAGCCCCACGACAAGCCACTTTTTGTGCACGATACCGAGATACAGGATGAATACGGCAATCAGCATCTCAAGGATGAACATGAGAATACCGGTCGGCTCTCCTGGAATGATCGAGACCAGCAGGGCCCCCTTATTATAGGTCGATATCAACAGGTAGACACTGACAATCCCAATCGCCAGTGCGGACAGTTTCACAATCCAGTCGCGTTCGATGTCTTTTTTTGCCAGAAACAAAAAGAACGCGGCAATGAGCGGAAACAGGATGAGAAATATTAACAGCTGCGCAAGTTGCACCAGATACCCTCCTTCAAAGAATATGCGAATTTATCATTATTAATCATAGTGAATTGTGCGTGGCCGGCAGAATGTGAAAAAACCTGCAACAAAATCGATAATTCATGAAAAAACACCGGAAAATGAGGGAAAAGCGGAAAATCAGATAAAAAATAGTAAAAAAATCAGAAAAACAAGAGCACCGTCTGCCTTCAGGTGTAATACCAGGATGTGGTGCAGGGCCGGAATAATGATAAAAGTTTAATGTCTCAAAAAAGCACTAATGATCTCTTAGGATGGGTTGTGGAAAAAATCGGGGATATCCCGGGAACCGTTGCGCCCTCCTTTGGTTCCGGTCTGGCAGAATAGTGCCGATGCCAATTTATCATACCTGGTGTGTTACCCGGATCCTCTTCCAGCGGTACGGTCTCGTGCGGTCAATACGCTAGTAGTCCCGTTAGGTTGCAGGACTCCTGCCGGCACAGCAGGGAGGTCATGGAATGATCGACTTTGTATTACTCATCGTAATTGCGATATGTATCATCGCACTGGGACTCGCAGCAATCCTGACGCGTAACCTCCTCTCACAGGATCAGGGAACGCCCAAGATGCGCGAGGTTGCCGATGCGATCCGGGTGGGTGCAGAAGCATTCATCAAGCGCCAGTATTCGACTATCGCCGTGCTTGCCATTGTATCTGCAGTGGTGATCTTTGCTATTTATTATCTCACCGGACAACAGGCGATTGCCCTCGCTACGGCAGCTGCTTTTATCGTCGGTGCAACCTGCAGCGCAGTTGCCGGCGTCGTTGCCATGTGGATTGCCGTAAGGACCAACATCCGCACGGCAGCAGCAGCCCAGACCAGTGATGGGAAGGCACTTGACTTCTCGTTCCGCGGCGGGGCCATCTCCGGCCTGATCATCACCTCGATGTCACTCCTTGGTGTCTCGCTCACCTACATTGCACTCGGTGCAGACCCGACCC encodes:
- a CDS encoding complex I subunit 1 family protein; this translates as MINIVWAAFFILVAPVVGGLVAGIDRKITAHMQGRVGPSILQPFYDVGKLFEKEQAVVNETQIFYAICYIIFMVFTGALFFAGGDLLLVIFALTLSQLFLVLGAFAANSPYSYVGAERELLQIMAYEPMVILTAVGMFVATNSFNVNDIASSTTPVVLLIPGIFLGFLYVLTIKLRKSPFDISTSHHAHQEIVKGVTTEFSGPSLGLIEVSHWYETVFLLGFVYLFFGFNPLIGVAAVIIVYLLEILIDNTNARVRWQFLVKSSWLIAAVVGVVNLAALYFLSGGIP
- a CDS encoding proton-conducting transporter membrane subunit — encoded protein: MQLAQLLIFLILFPLIAAFFLFLAKKDIERDWIVKLSALAIGIVSVYLLISTYNKGALLVSIIPGEPTGILMFILEMLIAVFILYLGIVHKKWLVVGLILVQSVVMLYFELVYAHTIHVQSNLFIDEFSNILALIIGIIGSLICVYSLGYMKFFHEHHPEMPDRRPWFFAIMFIFIAAMFGLVFSNNILWVYFFWEVTTLCSFLLIGYTKTEEATNNAFSALWMNLLGGVAFAGAIIYLAMFGNGIMGLDTLLASGKVIALIPAALIGFAGLTKAAQLPFSSWLVGAMVAPTPVSALLHSSTMVKAGVYILVRLAPIFQSTFTGYLIAMVGALTFLIASGIAISQSNAKRVLAYSTIANLGLIVACAGIGTYEAIWAAILLIVFHAISKSLLFLSVGSVEHRIKSREIDDMNGLIVRMPRIAAMMVIGIAGMFLAPFGMLISKWAAIRAFIDVPYGFLFVIILAFGSAMTVFFWTKWMGKIIAVTSDSKNIEGEVDHSEWAALVSLAGLSIITTLVFPLLSTKLLEPYLMANYGHVAQLSLGNITIMILMLLLLVGLPLSILIPQRKHKHVPPYMGGRTTTHDMRFSGSLGMQKKTVLSNYYLHEYFGETKLRTAGIWICSAIIGIMFIATALRGVFL